From one Cynocephalus volans isolate mCynVol1 chromosome X, mCynVol1.pri, whole genome shotgun sequence genomic stretch:
- the LOC134368043 gene encoding LOW QUALITY PROTEIN: germ cell-less protein-like 1 (The sequence of the model RefSeq protein was modified relative to this genomic sequence to represent the inferred CDS: inserted 2 bases in 2 codons; substituted 1 base at 1 genomic stop codon) produces the protein MGKLDDYVTMRQVFSTSHGKKVKIASKYTYRTLFLNGETSDIKIHALGKIWCLHKIXLCQPGYFANMFRGSWKESHKDIIELEISNQNVDVESLHFVLVSLYRDEYALMEPLQVPGVLATACLLQVKDLIQQCDETRRKTINVKTVCGFYAAAETYGLDSVKTGCFEWLLHNLRTHPSVELYKELSIELMNLLISSSNLLVMQKEMDVHTTHKEWMFRRLNPAWKGSVKQLLVDTNNGLCRHRERVGNAAFLETKEGTTFQPVFKKLRFQHIICDLASTKAIEXDTLIPLEWLSSVYKQQWFXREIGPQDVNEIELERYSMRCGKRIIKDGKYCWKWPGYNFGFPLHVIFTSHCIIFKQNTFSQLCEVSACLQPLRNVAFRLTLVYFDSSGKLSFSKTTGYKTLTFEKDEERVVMKLNSIVLSFPLYIFRNFLFMSLENTGN, from the exons ATGGGGAAGTTGGACGACTACGTCACAATGcgg CAAGTCTTCAGCACAAGCCATGGGAAGAAAGTTAAGATCGCATCCAAGTACACTTATCGAACTTTATTTTTGAATGGGGAAACCAGTGACATTAAAATCCATGCTCTGGGGAAAATATGGTGTTTACACAAAA ATTTATGTCAGCCAGGCTACTTTGCTAATATGTTCAGAGGTTCTTGGAAAGAATCTCACAAAGATATTATCGAACTGGAGATTAGTAACCAGAATGTAGATGTAGAGTCCTTGCACTTTGTACTAGTTTCCTTGTACAGGGACGAATACGCCTTAATGGAGCCCCTTCAAGTTCCAGGAGTTTTGGCAACCGCATGCCTGCTTCAGGTAAAGGACTTAATTCAGCAGTGTGATGAGACAAGGAGGAAAACGATTAATGTGAAAACTGTATGTGGTTTTTATGCAGCAGCAGAAACCTATGGATTAGATTCTGTAAAGACAGGGTGCTTTGAGTGGCTTCTTCACAATTTGAGGACACACCCGAGTGTTGAACTTTACAAAGAACTCAGTATAGAGCTTATGAATCTGCTCATCTCTTCTTCTAATTTACTAGTAATGCAAAAAGAAATGGATGTGCACACCACACATAAAGAGTGGATGTTCCGTCGCCTGAACCCGGCTTGGAAAGGCTCAGTGAAACAGCTTTTAGTGGATACAAACAACGGGCTTTGCAGGCACAGGGAACGTGTTGGTAACGCTGCCTTTCTTGAAACAAAAGAAGGCACAACATTTCAACCAGTGTTTAAAAAATTGAGGTTTCAGCATATCATCTGTGACCTGGCCTCCACAAAAGCTATTGAATGAGATACTCTAATACCTTTGGAATGGCTATCATCTGTTTACAAACAACAATGGT ACAGGGAAATTGGGCCTCAAGACGTCAATGAAATAGAACTTGAAAGATACAGCATGAGGTGTGGTAAAAGGATTATCAAGGATGGAAAATACTGCTGGAAGTGGCCTGGTTACAACTTTGGCTTTCCCTTACACGTCATCTTTACCAGCCATTGTATAATTTTTAAGCAAAACACTTTCAGTCAGCTATGTGAAGTTTCTGCCTGTTTACAACCTCTACGAAATGTTGCATTCAGATTAACTTTGGTATATTTTGATTCTAGTGGAAAACTAAGTTTCAGCAAAACAACTGGTTATAAAACCCTTACCTTTGAAAAGGATGAGGAACGAGTGGTAATGAAGTTGAACAGCATAGTTCTGAGTTTCCCTTTATATATATTCCGTAACTTTCTATTTATGTCCTTAGAAAACACAGGAAACTGA